In one window of Dethiosulfovibrio peptidovorans DNA:
- a CDS encoding cob(I)yrinic acid a,c-diamide adenosyltransferase: MRDKGLIHVYFGDGKGKTTAAVGVALRALGAGWRVGMVQFMKGYPYSEVPLLRRLKGMELVQTGRREYVYRGRETEEDRSEARRGLAAARRFLLDDPRDLAILDEVTVALDYGLFSENDLLDLVDGKAPGTELILTGRFISASLVDRADYISEVQCRRHPYERGLLSREGIDH, from the coding sequence ATGAGAGATAAGGGATTGATACACGTGTACTTCGGAGACGGAAAGGGGAAAACAACGGCTGCCGTGGGCGTGGCCCTTCGAGCCTTGGGGGCTGGTTGGAGGGTGGGCATGGTCCAGTTTATGAAGGGATACCCCTACTCGGAGGTCCCCCTTCTGCGGAGGCTCAAGGGGATGGAGCTCGTTCAGACCGGTCGTCGGGAATACGTGTACAGGGGGCGGGAGACTGAAGAAGATCGATCCGAGGCCCGTCGGGGATTAGCAGCGGCTCGGCGATTTCTGCTGGATGATCCACGGGACCTGGCTATTTTGGACGAGGTGACCGTGGCCCTGGACTACGGTCTGTTCTCCGAAAATGACCTTTTGGACTTGGTCGACGGCAAAGCCCCCGGGACCGAGCTGATCCTGACAGGCCGTTTTATCTCGGCAAGCCTGGTCGATCGGGCTGACTATATCTCGGAAGTTCAGTGCCGTCGTCATCCCTATGAACGGGGACTTCTCTCCCGGGAGGGAATCGATCATTAG
- the mnmA gene encoding tRNA 2-thiouridine(34) synthase MnmA → MNGDFSPGRESIISVPVILGVSGGVDSCAAALILRERGYDPLGIRLILHDQGDDRDRKRLVGLERLGIPVVEVDGRDAFRKFVIDPFVVAYGDGSTPNPCILCNERVKFRLLFDEANRRGIQHVATGHYAGLGAYGDGIAIRRADRGGKDQSYMLYRLAREWLPRLIFPLELLSKPQVRTMVAHALDAFDLGQGDSQDICFLPERLEDFLARRLGDTCPPGPMITADGRRLGEHGGLYRYTLGQRKGLGLGGGPWFVADKDRKTNSLILGGVDDCAVVRIRCSMLRWHHRIKVGESYTVCHRYRSRAVLATMTDLDGSSFEVLLSMPVQGVAPGQSLVVYDGSWLLAGGIISHVSCR, encoded by the coding sequence ATGAACGGGGACTTCTCTCCCGGGAGGGAATCGATCATTAGCGTCCCTGTCATCCTGGGAGTCAGCGGTGGTGTAGATAGCTGCGCTGCTGCCTTGATCCTGCGAGAGCGTGGGTACGATCCCCTCGGAATTCGCCTCATCCTCCACGACCAGGGCGACGACCGGGATCGTAAGCGACTGGTTGGCCTGGAGAGACTGGGTATCCCCGTTGTCGAGGTGGACGGTCGGGATGCCTTTAGAAAGTTCGTCATCGACCCCTTTGTCGTTGCCTACGGGGACGGTTCGACACCTAATCCCTGTATCCTCTGCAACGAGCGGGTCAAATTTCGTCTTCTCTTCGACGAGGCGAATCGTCGAGGAATTCAACACGTGGCTACGGGGCACTACGCAGGTCTCGGGGCCTACGGAGATGGGATTGCCATCCGTCGGGCCGACCGTGGTGGGAAAGACCAGAGCTACATGCTCTATCGTCTGGCCCGGGAGTGGCTTCCTCGACTTATCTTCCCTCTGGAGCTCCTGTCAAAACCACAGGTTCGGACCATGGTCGCCCATGCACTGGATGCGTTCGATCTGGGACAGGGAGACAGTCAGGATATTTGTTTTTTGCCAGAACGACTGGAAGATTTTCTGGCCCGTCGCCTTGGTGATACATGTCCTCCGGGTCCGATGATCACAGCTGATGGACGTCGTCTGGGTGAGCACGGCGGTCTCTATCGATACACTTTGGGGCAGAGAAAGGGCTTGGGGCTCGGTGGAGGTCCCTGGTTTGTGGCGGACAAAGATCGCAAGACCAACTCCCTGATCCTGGGAGGGGTCGATGACTGTGCCGTTGTCAGGATTCGGTGCTCTATGCTACGATGGCATCATAGAATTAAAGTGGGGGAGAGCTATACGGTGTGTCATCGATATCGTTCTCGCGCCGTTCTCGCCACGATGACCGATCTCGACGGTTCGTCGTTCGAGGTCCTCTTGAGTATGCCCGTTCAGGGCGTAGCTCCGGGGCAATCTTTGGTCGTATACGATGGTTCCTGGCTTTTGGCCGGGGGGATTATCTCCCATGTGAGCTGTCGATGA